CTTCCGGAACTGACCGCGTAAGTCACGGGCAGGTTTCGGTACTTTCCGGAGCAGACACCAAAGCGGACGACGGCGGAACCTCCCGCCGTCGTCCGCTTGCTCGCGGGTCGCTGCCCTACATTTTGGCGGGCTCAGCCACCTTCAGCGGCTCGATCTTGCCCATCACAAACAGGTAGTTGGCGGCGCCGACCAGGGCCACACCACCGATGACGGCGAGCGGCGCCACGAAGGAGCCGGTCTGGTCCACCAGGACGCCGATCAGGATGGGGGTGAAGATGCCGGCAAGGTTGGAGGCGAAGTTCTGAAGGCCGCCAATGGAACCCACATGCCGTGAGCTCGGGGCAACGTCGGCCGGAAGGGACCAGATGCCCGTGGCCGCGACGGTCAGGCTGGAGTAGGCAACCGAGAGCAGGGCCAACGCCATCCAGGCCTCGGGCACCAATGCCGCGAACATGATGACCGAACCGCCCGCCAGGCCGCCGGCGATGGCGGTCTTGCGAACCCGGGTCACCGAGACGCCGCGCTGGACGGCACGGTCGGCAACATAGCCGGCCAGCCAGCCGAATGCCACGGCGCAGATGCCGGGAATGGCGCCAAAGAAGCCCAGTTTGAGCAGGTCAAAGCCCCGCTCTTTCACCAGGTAGCTCGGGAAGAACGTGATGAAGAAGTAGATGGCGCTGTTGAGGCAGAAGAATCCGAACATCATGCTGAGGACGGTGCGGTACTTGAAAAGCGACCGCCACGGCAGCTTCGCTGCGCTCTCGTCGTCACTGGCGGCACTCCGCGCACCGCCTTCCCGGATGTAGGCAACCTCGGCGGCGTCCGCCGTCGGGTGCTCTTCCGGGCTGCGGTAGACCTTCCACCAGACCGCGGCCCAGATGAGGCCCGCGACGCCGATGATGATGAATACGGCGTGCCACGAGGTGAACGCAACGATCAGGGTAACGATCGGCAGGGCGATGACCGCTCCCACGCGGGAGCCCGAATCCCAGATGCTGGTGGCAAATGCGCGCTCCCGGACGGGGAACCACGTGGCCACTACCTTGGCGGCAGTACTCGGAGCGGGGCTCTCACCCACCCCGAGCAGGAACCGGGCAGCAAAGAGGGACCAGAAGTTCGTGGCAGCGGCGGTGACCATGGTGAAAACGGACCACCATACGGCGGCCAGGGAGAACGACCGGCGGGGGCCCACCTTGTCGACGTACCAGCCGGCTGCCAACTGGCAGAAATCGTAGGCCCAGAAGAAAGCGGCGAAGATCAGGCCCTGCTGGGTGGCTGAGAGCTCGAAGTCCTTGCCCATGAACGGCAGCGCCACGCTGAGGCTGGAACGGTCCAGGTAGTTGATGCTCAACCCGATGAA
This genomic interval from Arthrobacter sp. SLBN-100 contains the following:
- a CDS encoding MFS transporter yields the protein MTRKRWMIIWLAFIGLSINYLDRSSLSVALPFMGKDFELSATQQGLIFAAFFWAYDFCQLAAGWYVDKVGPRRSFSLAAVWWSVFTMVTAAATNFWSLFAARFLLGVGESPAPSTAAKVVATWFPVRERAFATSIWDSGSRVGAVIALPIVTLIVAFTSWHAVFIIIGVAGLIWAAVWWKVYRSPEEHPTADAAEVAYIREGGARSAASDDESAAKLPWRSLFKYRTVLSMMFGFFCLNSAIYFFITFFPSYLVKERGFDLLKLGFFGAIPGICAVAFGWLAGYVADRAVQRGVSVTRVRKTAIAGGLAGGSVIMFAALVPEAWMALALLSVAYSSLTVAATGIWSLPADVAPSSRHVGSIGGLQNFASNLAGIFTPILIGVLVDQTGSFVAPLAVIGGVALVGAANYLFVMGKIEPLKVAEPAKM